From Planococcus halocryophilus, the proteins below share one genomic window:
- a CDS encoding DNA alkylation repair protein — MVEWSQAENIRTIRAAILHQLKYKQPTDLAVLSQIILQHAESPEFFIQKSIGWALREYAKTDAEWVQKFVSTHNLMPLSNREALKNIKK, encoded by the coding sequence ATGGTGGAATGGTCCCAAGCAGAAAATATTCGGACAATTCGTGCTGCGATTCTTCATCAACTGAAATACAAACAGCCAACAGATCTAGCTGTACTCTCTCAAATTATTTTACAACACGCAGAATCACCTGAATTCTTTATTCAAAAATCCATTGGCTGGGCATTACGTGAGTATGCTAAAACAGATGCTGAATGGGTTCAAAAATTTGTCTCAACACATAATTTAATGCCTCTTAGTAACCGTGAAGCGTTGAAAAACATTAAAAAATAA
- the sufB gene encoding Fe-S cluster assembly protein SufB: MAKKMPEIGDYKYGFHDKDVSVFRSKRGLTEDIVREISKIKEEPEWMLKSRLKALKLFYSMPMPQWGGDLGSLNFDEITYYVKPSEASQTSWDEVPEEIKRTFDKLGIPEAEQKYLAGVSAQYESEVVYHNMKVELEDMGIVFKDTGSALRENEDLFKEYWQSVIPAADNKFAALNTAVWSGGSFIYVPKGIKVESPLQAYFRINSENMGQFERTLIIVDEGASVHYVEGCTAPVYTTNSLHSAVVEIIVKKDAYCRYTTIQNWANNVFNLVTKRAFVYENGTMEWIDGNIGSKLTMKYPAVYLKGEGARGMTLSIAIAGKGQHQDAGAKMIHLAPNTSSSIVSKSISKQGGKVSYRGIVHFGRKADGARSNIECDTLIMDNQSTSDTIPYNEILNDNVSLEHEAKVSKVSEEQLFYLMSRGVSEQEATEMIVMGFIEPFTKELPMEYAVEMNRLIKFEMEGSIG, from the coding sequence ATGGCGAAAAAAATGCCAGAAATCGGTGATTATAAATATGGGTTCCACGACAAAGATGTTTCAGTATTTAGATCAAAAAGAGGTCTGACTGAAGACATCGTAAGAGAAATTTCGAAAATTAAAGAAGAACCAGAATGGATGCTTAAGTCTCGTCTGAAAGCATTGAAACTGTTTTATTCAATGCCGATGCCACAATGGGGCGGCGATCTAGGCTCATTGAACTTTGATGAAATTACGTATTACGTAAAACCTTCAGAAGCAAGCCAAACTTCATGGGATGAAGTTCCTGAAGAAATCAAACGTACATTTGATAAATTAGGAATTCCAGAAGCAGAGCAAAAGTATTTAGCTGGTGTATCAGCTCAATATGAATCTGAAGTTGTTTACCACAACATGAAAGTAGAATTGGAAGACATGGGTATCGTCTTTAAAGATACTGGTTCTGCACTTCGTGAAAACGAAGACCTTTTCAAAGAATATTGGCAGTCTGTAATTCCAGCAGCAGACAATAAATTTGCTGCATTGAATACAGCTGTTTGGTCGGGTGGATCATTTATCTATGTTCCTAAAGGCATTAAAGTGGAATCACCACTTCAAGCTTATTTCCGTATTAACTCAGAAAACATGGGTCAATTTGAACGTACGTTGATCATTGTAGATGAAGGTGCAAGCGTTCATTATGTAGAAGGTTGTACAGCTCCTGTTTACACAACAAATTCACTTCACTCAGCTGTTGTTGAAATTATCGTGAAAAAAGATGCTTATTGCCGTTATACAACAATTCAAAACTGGGCAAACAACGTCTTTAACCTTGTAACGAAACGTGCATTTGTGTACGAAAACGGGACAATGGAATGGATTGATGGCAACATTGGTTCGAAATTGACGATGAAATATCCAGCGGTTTACTTGAAAGGTGAAGGCGCACGTGGCATGACATTGTCAATCGCTATCGCTGGTAAAGGACAACACCAAGATGCTGGTGCGAAAATGATTCACTTGGCTCCAAATACGTCTTCTTCGATTGTTTCGAAATCAATTTCAAAACAAGGCGGGAAAGTATCGTATCGCGGAATCGTTCATTTTGGACGTAAAGCTGACGGTGCACGTTCGAACATCGAATGTGACACGTTAATTATGGATAACCAATCAACTTCTGATACAATTCCATACAACGAAATCTTAAACGATAACGTTTCTTTAGAACACGAAGCGAAAGTTTCAAAAGTATCTGAAGAGCAGTTATTCTACTTGATGAGCCGTGGCGTTTCTGAGCAAGAAGCTACAGAAATGATCGTAATGGGCTTTATCGAACCATTTACAAAAGAACTTCCAATGGAATATGCGGTTGAAATGAACCGTTTAATCAAGTTCGAAATGGAAGGCTCTATCGGTTAA
- a CDS encoding methionine ABC transporter ATP-binding protein encodes MIELKKVTKKFDTGKAILTAVDEVDFSISDGEIFGIIGYSGAGKSTLIRLLNGLEKPTSGTVEINGQMITAIKGGELRKARQKVSMIFQHFNLLWSRTVKENIEFPLEIAGVAKSQRGKRVQELIELVGLAGRENAYPSELSGGQKQRVGIARALANDPEVLLCDEATSALDPETTDAILDLLVDINKRLGLTIVLITHEMHVIRKICHRVAVMEGGRVVELGDVLNVFQSPQAEITKRFVAQVADSGDSQETIKNLRELYPTGELVKLVFVGEQTEKPLLTKLIRSHSVDVNIVQGNISHTQRGAYGTLILQLKGSSAEIEEALAFLRAEDIQAEVMQND; translated from the coding sequence ATGATTGAGTTAAAGAAGGTAACAAAGAAATTCGATACGGGCAAAGCGATTCTTACAGCCGTTGACGAAGTCGATTTCTCCATTTCCGATGGAGAAATTTTTGGGATCATCGGATATAGCGGAGCAGGAAAAAGTACGTTAATCCGTTTATTGAATGGTTTGGAAAAACCGACATCAGGAACTGTAGAAATAAACGGTCAAATGATCACAGCAATTAAAGGCGGAGAATTACGCAAAGCCCGCCAAAAAGTCAGCATGATTTTCCAACATTTCAACTTGCTTTGGTCTCGTACTGTAAAAGAAAATATTGAATTTCCACTAGAGATTGCGGGAGTGGCCAAATCACAACGAGGAAAGCGAGTACAAGAACTTATCGAGCTTGTTGGATTAGCTGGTCGAGAAAACGCATATCCTTCCGAACTGTCTGGCGGACAAAAGCAACGTGTTGGTATTGCTCGTGCGTTAGCAAATGACCCAGAAGTGTTGTTGTGTGATGAAGCAACCTCGGCACTTGATCCAGAAACGACAGATGCTATTTTAGACTTACTCGTGGACATCAACAAACGTCTAGGATTAACCATTGTGTTAATCACCCATGAAATGCATGTTATTCGGAAAATATGTCATCGGGTAGCTGTGATGGAAGGCGGCCGAGTGGTTGAACTTGGAGATGTATTAAATGTTTTCCAATCACCACAAGCAGAAATCACGAAGCGCTTTGTTGCACAAGTAGCCGATAGCGGAGATTCACAAGAAACCATTAAAAACTTGCGGGAATTATACCCAACAGGTGAATTAGTGAAATTGGTCTTTGTTGGTGAACAAACTGAAAAGCCTCTATTAACAAAATTGATTCGCAGCCATTCGGTTGACGTCAATATTGTTCAAGGGAACATTTCACATACACAGCGAGGAGCGTACGGAACATTGATTTTGCAGTTAAAAGGTTCTTCAGCAGAAATTGAAGAAGCGTTGGCATTTCTTCGTGCAGAAGATATTCAAGCGGAGGTGATGCAAAATGATTGA
- a CDS encoding DNA alkylation repair protein: MSNNFEANRNPELAIPMSAYIRYQFDFLGIETPLRNELFKKHLSAYQLPYREKLIDAVWKLYELPEHF; this comes from the coding sequence ATGAGCAATAATTTTGAGGCGAATCGTAATCCTGAATTGGCTATACCGATGTCAGCATATATACGGTATCAATTTGACTTTTTAGGTATCGAAACTCCATTGCGAAATGAATTATTTAAAAAACACTTATCAGCGTACCAATTGCCTTATCGAGAGAAATTAATAGATGCTGTTTGGAAACTATATGAACTGCCGGAACACTTTTGA
- a CDS encoding methionine ABC transporter permease has product MIESLFPNVDWESMWEATLETLYMTTISTLFTFIIGLALGILLFLTAPKQLWANKVVNWLTGAFVNIFRSIPFIILIILLIPLTLLLMGTIRGPNAALPALIIGSAPFYARMVLIALKEIDKGVIEAARSMGATTGTIIWKVLLPESKPALISGITVTAIALVGYTAMAGIIGAGGLGTLAFLDGFQRSREDVTLMATILILIIVFIIQYIGDLVTIKADKR; this is encoded by the coding sequence ATGATTGAGTCTTTATTTCCAAACGTTGACTGGGAAAGCATGTGGGAAGCGACACTTGAAACGCTTTACATGACGACGATATCGACTTTATTTACATTTATTATTGGGTTAGCACTTGGGATTCTCTTATTTTTGACAGCGCCTAAGCAATTATGGGCAAACAAAGTGGTCAATTGGTTAACTGGTGCATTCGTCAACATATTCCGCTCCATTCCATTTATCATTTTAATCATTCTATTAATCCCATTAACATTATTACTTATGGGAACAATTCGTGGACCTAATGCAGCTTTACCGGCATTGATAATTGGTTCAGCTCCATTTTATGCGCGAATGGTCTTGATCGCGTTAAAAGAAATCGATAAAGGCGTCATTGAAGCAGCTCGGTCAATGGGCGCGACAACTGGCACAATTATTTGGAAAGTATTATTACCAGAATCGAAACCCGCGTTAATCTCTGGTATTACAGTTACGGCTATCGCATTAGTTGGCTATACAGCCATGGCAGGAATTATCGGCGCAGGTGGTCTTGGTACACTGGCTTTCCTAGATGGCTTCCAACGAAGTCGTGAAGACGTCACATTGATGGCAACAATCTTAATTTTAATTATTGTCTTTATCATTCAATATATTGGTGATTTAGTCACAATTAAAGCTGACAAACGGTAA
- a CDS encoding cysteine desulfurase: MINKEIKSYFPILNQEINGHPLVYLDSAATSQKPVQVIEALKSYYELDNANVHRGVHTLGNRATEHYEGAREKVRKFINANSMEEIIFLRGTTTAMNLIAQSYGRANVQEGDEIVITYMEHHSNIIPWQQLAKERGAILKYVELEKDGTISLEQVRAVVTERTKIVSMVYVSNVLGTMNPVKEVAQIAHENGAVMVVDGAQAAPHLKIDVQQLDCDFFAFSGHKMCGPTGIGVLYGKKELLNNMEPVEFGGEMIDFVGLYDSTWKELPWKFEGGTPIIAGAVGLGAAIDFLNEIGLDEIEKHEHQMAAYAMEKMNLIEGLDIYGPTDPQKRAGIVTFNLNDVHPHDVATVLDMSGIAVRAGHHCAQPLMKWLEVSATARASFYLYNNESDVDRLVEGLRSAKEYFNDVF; this comes from the coding sequence ATGATCAACAAAGAGATAAAAAGCTATTTTCCAATACTCAACCAAGAAATAAATGGTCACCCACTGGTTTATTTGGACAGTGCCGCTACTTCACAAAAGCCCGTTCAGGTCATTGAGGCATTAAAATCTTATTATGAATTAGATAATGCTAACGTTCACCGAGGCGTTCATACGCTCGGGAACCGTGCTACTGAACATTATGAAGGTGCACGTGAAAAAGTTCGGAAATTCATCAATGCTAATTCAATGGAAGAAATTATTTTCTTGCGGGGAACGACAACTGCCATGAACCTCATTGCGCAAAGCTACGGCCGAGCCAATGTTCAAGAAGGCGACGAAATTGTCATCACCTATATGGAACATCATTCCAATATTATTCCATGGCAACAATTAGCTAAAGAACGCGGAGCCATTTTAAAATATGTTGAGCTTGAAAAAGACGGCACGATTTCGTTAGAACAAGTCCGCGCAGTCGTGACGGAACGAACTAAAATCGTCTCAATGGTTTATGTCTCGAATGTTCTCGGCACGATGAATCCAGTAAAAGAAGTAGCACAGATTGCGCATGAAAATGGAGCAGTTATGGTAGTTGATGGTGCTCAAGCGGCACCTCATCTTAAAATAGATGTTCAACAATTAGACTGTGATTTCTTTGCATTTTCTGGCCACAAAATGTGTGGGCCAACTGGTATCGGCGTTCTTTACGGCAAAAAAGAATTATTAAACAATATGGAACCTGTAGAATTTGGTGGAGAAATGATCGATTTTGTTGGTTTATACGATTCGACGTGGAAAGAGTTGCCTTGGAAATTTGAAGGTGGTACACCAATTATTGCAGGCGCTGTTGGATTAGGCGCAGCTATAGATTTTCTTAACGAGATTGGTTTAGATGAAATTGAAAAGCATGAACATCAAATGGCTGCTTACGCAATGGAAAAAATGAACTTAATCGAAGGATTAGATATTTATGGACCAACCGATCCACAGAAACGTGCGGGTATTGTGACATTCAACTTGAACGATGTTCATCCGCATGATGTCGCTACTGTCTTAGACATGAGCGGAATCGCGGTTCGTGCAGGTCATCACTGTGCACAACCTTTAATGAAATGGCTGGAAGTTTCAGCTACAGCACGCGCTAGCTTCTATTTATACAATAACGAGTCAGATGTTGACCGTTTAGTAGAAGGATTGCGTTCGGCAAAGGAGTATTTCAACGATGTCTTCTAA
- the sufC gene encoding Fe-S cluster assembly ATPase SufC: MYMSTLVIKDLHVKIEDKEILKGVDLTINTGEIHAIMGPNGTGKSTLASAIMGHPKYEITQGSITLDGEDVLEMEVDERARAGLFLGMQYPSEISGVTNADFMRSAMNARREEGDEISLMKFIRELDNKMEVLDMEQEMAQRYLNEGFSGGEKKRNEILQLMMIKPTIAILDEIDSGLDIDALKVVSDGINQMKSENFGCLIITHYQRLLNYITPDHVHVMMQGRVVKSGGEELSLKLESEGYDWIKVELGIEDETVGQA; this comes from the coding sequence ATATACATGTCAACTTTAGTCATTAAAGATTTACACGTTAAAATCGAAGACAAAGAGATTTTAAAGGGTGTAGACTTAACAATTAATACAGGTGAAATTCACGCAATTATGGGGCCTAACGGTACTGGTAAATCTACTTTAGCATCCGCAATTATGGGACACCCTAAATACGAAATCACACAAGGATCTATCACTTTGGACGGCGAAGACGTTCTTGAAATGGAAGTAGACGAACGCGCACGCGCTGGTCTTTTCCTAGGTATGCAATATCCAAGTGAAATTTCAGGCGTCACAAATGCTGACTTTATGCGTTCTGCAATGAATGCACGTCGCGAAGAAGGCGATGAAATTTCATTGATGAAATTCATTCGTGAATTGGACAACAAAATGGAAGTGCTCGACATGGAACAAGAAATGGCGCAGCGCTACTTAAATGAAGGCTTCTCAGGCGGAGAAAAGAAACGTAATGAAATTCTTCAGCTAATGATGATCAAACCGACAATCGCTATTTTGGATGAAATTGACTCTGGTTTGGATATCGATGCTTTGAAAGTTGTTTCAGACGGTATCAACCAAATGAAGAGCGAAAACTTCGGTTGCTTAATCATTACCCATTATCAGCGTCTGTTGAACTATATTACGCCTGACCACGTTCACGTAATGATGCAAGGACGCGTTGTTAAATCAGGTGGAGAAGAACTTTCTCTTAAACTTGAATCTGAAGGTTATGACTGGATCAAAGTTGAACTTGGTATTGAAGACGAGACTGTAGGACAAGCATAA
- a CDS encoding dicarboxylate/amino acid:cation symporter, whose amino-acid sequence MKFNFGLLPRIVVAIVLGVLIGLVAPENLVRVFATFTSIFGNFLNFVVPLIILGFIAPGIAKLGKGSGKLLGLATGIAYASTVTAGVLAFFVATTVLPNFMKQGSLSNLEDPEHALAASFIALEMTPVFGVMAALILAFLLGIGMASTGSKTMVSFFDEFQAIIEKTISYIIIPLLPFHIFGIFANMAYGGAVFEILSLFGIVFLMIIILHWTMLMLQYSAAGALKGRNPFSILKTMMPAYFTALGTQSSAATIPVTLRQARKSGANERVTDFTVPLFATIHLSGSTITLVSCAIGVVLLTGGVPSFGSFFPFILMLGVTMIAAPGVPGGAVMAAIGLLQSMLGFDETMVALMIALYLAQDSFGTAANVTGDGALAHIVDRFTNGRKSLQ is encoded by the coding sequence ATGAAGTTCAATTTTGGTTTATTGCCGCGTATAGTAGTGGCGATTGTGTTAGGAGTTCTTATTGGTTTAGTTGCACCAGAGAATTTAGTACGTGTTTTTGCAACATTCACGTCGATTTTCGGTAATTTCTTAAACTTTGTGGTACCGTTAATTATTCTTGGATTTATTGCTCCAGGAATTGCGAAATTAGGAAAAGGTTCTGGTAAATTATTAGGGCTTGCTACTGGTATCGCCTACGCATCAACTGTTACGGCTGGGGTTTTAGCATTTTTTGTTGCAACAACCGTCTTGCCTAATTTTATGAAACAAGGTTCATTGAGCAATTTGGAGGATCCGGAGCATGCATTGGCAGCTTCGTTTATTGCACTTGAGATGACCCCTGTTTTTGGAGTAATGGCAGCATTAATTTTAGCTTTCTTATTAGGTATCGGGATGGCATCAACAGGTAGCAAAACAATGGTATCGTTTTTCGATGAATTCCAAGCAATTATCGAAAAAACAATTTCGTATATCATTATTCCACTTTTACCATTCCATATTTTTGGAATATTCGCCAACATGGCATATGGTGGAGCTGTATTTGAAATCTTGTCGTTATTCGGGATTGTCTTCTTAATGATTATTATTCTTCACTGGACAATGCTAATGCTACAGTATTCAGCGGCAGGTGCGTTAAAGGGAAGAAACCCATTCTCAATTTTAAAAACAATGATGCCCGCCTATTTTACGGCATTAGGAACTCAGTCTTCAGCAGCAACAATTCCGGTTACTTTGCGTCAAGCGCGCAAATCTGGAGCTAATGAGCGAGTAACAGATTTTACTGTTCCGTTGTTTGCGACAATTCATTTATCAGGGAGTACAATCACATTAGTATCTTGTGCGATTGGTGTTGTGCTATTGACAGGTGGAGTGCCATCATTCGGTAGTTTCTTCCCATTTATTTTAATGCTTGGCGTTACGATGATTGCGGCACCTGGAGTTCCAGGTGGAGCTGTTATGGCAGCAATCGGTTTGCTACAAAGTATGCTTGGTTTTGACGAAACAATGGTAGCGTTAATGATCGCACTTTATTTAGCGCAAGATAGCTTTGGTACTGCGGCTAACGTTACAGGAGACGGTGCACTAGCGCATATTGTTGATCGTTTCACAAATGGTCGTAAAAGTCTGCAATAA
- a CDS encoding MetQ/NlpA family ABC transporter substrate-binding protein, protein MKKFVVGTALTALVLAGCGNGGASEEESATLRVGASNVPHAEILEKAKPMLEEQGIDLEIETYQDYILPNKDLESGEIDANYFQTVPYLETQIADNGYEFENAGGIHIEPIGVYSQKYASLDELPQDATILMSNSVSEQGRILSLLEVEGLITLAEGVDKTSAEVSDIVDNPKNLQLEPDYEAALLVQLYESGEGDAVLINSNYAIDAGISPLEDSIAIESSDSPYVNIITVRAGDEDNENVKALVEVLKSQEIQDFILEEWGGSVVPVD, encoded by the coding sequence ATGAAGAAATTTGTAGTAGGAACAGCGTTAACAGCATTAGTACTAGCAGGATGCGGAAACGGTGGAGCGAGCGAAGAAGAATCTGCAACATTACGCGTAGGAGCTTCTAACGTGCCTCACGCTGAAATTTTAGAAAAAGCGAAGCCTATGCTTGAAGAACAAGGAATTGACTTAGAAATCGAAACGTATCAGGATTACATCCTGCCAAATAAAGATTTAGAGTCTGGTGAAATTGATGCCAACTATTTCCAAACGGTGCCTTACTTAGAGACTCAAATAGCCGATAATGGTTATGAGTTTGAAAATGCTGGAGGGATTCATATTGAACCAATCGGTGTTTATTCACAAAAATATGCTTCTCTTGATGAACTACCACAAGATGCAACCATTTTGATGAGCAACTCGGTATCGGAGCAGGGTCGTATTTTATCGCTGCTTGAGGTAGAAGGCTTAATCACATTGGCAGAAGGTGTAGATAAAACATCGGCTGAAGTGAGTGATATTGTTGATAATCCGAAAAATTTACAGCTGGAGCCAGACTATGAAGCAGCTTTACTTGTTCAATTGTATGAATCGGGTGAAGGAGATGCAGTCTTGATCAACTCCAACTATGCAATTGATGCTGGTATCAGCCCTCTAGAAGATTCAATTGCAATAGAATCATCTGATTCGCCATATGTAAATATTATTACTGTGCGTGCAGGTGATGAAGATAACGAAAATGTGAAAGCATTAGTTGAAGTGTTAAAATCTCAGGAAATTCAAGATTTCATTTTGGAAGAGTGGGGCGGCTCAGTAGTACCAGTAGATTAA
- a CDS encoding DUF72 domain-containing protein → MIYVGLTGWGDHPDVYSPGSKKTDKLSDYGAHFPIVELDSSFYAVQPERNIRKWIAETPAQFQFIVKAYQGMTGHLRGENPFESRDAMFDAFCKSVQPLKEEGKLAMVLLQFPPWFDCQKENVDQLREIIGRLKDFDLAIEFRHQSWYANGMSEKTLDFLRDHNLIHSVCDEPQAGEGSIPLVPIATRNDKVLMRIHGRNVHGWLNPGHGQNWREVRYLYDYNKDELEDISNAVKLLAKTTENVYVIFNNNSGGHAAGDAKQFQKMNDLSFDGLSPKQMDLFEGGF, encoded by the coding sequence ATGATTTATGTAGGGTTGACGGGTTGGGGAGACCATCCGGATGTCTATAGCCCGGGCTCAAAGAAAACAGATAAACTAAGTGATTATGGTGCTCATTTTCCAATTGTTGAACTGGATTCTTCTTTCTATGCAGTTCAACCGGAACGCAATATTCGGAAATGGATTGCGGAAACACCTGCGCAATTCCAATTTATCGTCAAAGCTTATCAAGGCATGACCGGTCATTTGCGTGGTGAAAATCCGTTTGAGTCACGTGATGCCATGTTTGATGCATTCTGTAAGTCTGTACAACCTTTAAAAGAAGAAGGGAAATTGGCAATGGTGTTATTGCAATTCCCACCATGGTTCGATTGTCAAAAAGAAAATGTCGATCAGCTACGGGAAATTATTGGGCGTCTCAAAGATTTTGACTTAGCGATTGAGTTTCGCCATCAATCCTGGTATGCGAATGGGATGAGCGAAAAAACTTTGGATTTTCTACGTGACCATAACTTAATTCATTCGGTTTGTGATGAACCACAAGCAGGTGAGGGATCAATTCCGCTTGTACCTATAGCTACTAGGAATGATAAAGTGTTAATGCGCATTCATGGTCGTAATGTTCATGGCTGGTTAAACCCTGGCCATGGGCAAAACTGGCGAGAAGTTCGCTATTTATATGATTACAATAAAGATGAGCTCGAAGATATTAGTAATGCCGTAAAGTTATTAGCTAAGACTACTGAAAATGTTTACGTGATTTTTAATAATAATTCAGGTGGGCATGCAGCAGGTGACGCCAAGCAGTTCCAAAAGATGAATGACTTATCATTTGATGGGCTTTCACCAAAACAAATGGACTTATTTGAAGGAGGATTTTAA
- the sufD gene encoding Fe-S cluster assembly protein SufD: MTVETNLKMTEQDVRSFSEMNGEPSWFTELRLRSFGEAQSLPLPKPDKTKILSWNFTDFPVHAVESAKFESLEDLTEDVKAIVDLEQKNLYIQHNNTPAFSRISEDLAAQGVILTDIFTALREHGDLVKKYFMTNGVKTDEHKLTALNAALMNGGAFLYVPKNVVVEEPVQVVFYHDDADASLFNHVIVVADTSSKVTYVENYYSTVPHANGLANIVSEVFAEDNAQITYGAVDTLAEGFITYVNRRGIVARDARIEWALGMMNDSDTISENTTHLIGDNSFGDTKSVVVGRGSQKQNFTTQVVHWGKDSEGFILKHGVMKDSSSAIFNGIGKIEHGATRSNAVQESRVLMLSEKARGDANPILLIDEDDVTAGHAASVGRVDPLQLYYLMSRGITKQEAERLVIHGFLAPVVRVLPIEGVKKQLTEVIERKVR, from the coding sequence ATGACGGTTGAAACAAATTTAAAAATGACCGAGCAGGACGTGCGCTCTTTTTCAGAAATGAATGGTGAACCTTCATGGTTTACTGAGCTTCGTCTTCGTTCGTTTGGGGAAGCGCAAAGCTTGCCACTACCAAAGCCAGATAAAACAAAAATTCTTAGCTGGAACTTTACAGATTTCCCAGTTCATGCTGTTGAAAGTGCGAAGTTCGAATCGCTTGAAGATTTAACAGAAGATGTTAAAGCAATTGTAGATTTAGAACAAAAAAACCTTTATATCCAACACAATAATACGCCTGCATTTTCTCGTATTTCTGAGGACCTTGCAGCACAAGGTGTTATTTTGACGGATATTTTCACAGCTCTACGTGAACATGGCGATTTGGTCAAAAAATACTTTATGACAAATGGCGTGAAAACGGATGAGCATAAATTGACAGCGTTAAACGCTGCATTGATGAATGGTGGAGCTTTCCTTTATGTTCCGAAAAACGTTGTTGTAGAAGAGCCTGTACAAGTGGTCTTTTATCATGACGACGCTGACGCATCGTTGTTTAACCACGTAATTGTTGTTGCTGATACGAGCAGTAAAGTAACTTATGTGGAAAACTATTATTCAACAGTTCCACATGCGAACGGCTTGGCAAACATCGTGTCAGAAGTTTTTGCTGAAGATAACGCACAAATTACGTACGGTGCGGTAGATACATTAGCAGAAGGTTTTATTACGTATGTAAACCGCCGTGGCATTGTAGCACGTGATGCACGTATTGAATGGGCTTTAGGCATGATGAATGATAGCGATACAATTTCTGAAAACACAACGCATTTGATCGGCGATAATTCTTTTGGCGATACGAAAAGTGTAGTAGTTGGACGTGGATCGCAAAAGCAAAACTTTACAACTCAAGTCGTTCATTGGGGTAAAGATTCAGAAGGATTTATTCTGAAGCACGGTGTTATGAAAGACTCATCTTCTGCGATTTTTAATGGGATTGGTAAAATCGAACACGGCGCAACTAGATCTAACGCAGTACAAGAATCACGCGTACTGATGTTGAGTGAAAAAGCACGTGGCGATGCAAACCCGATTCTTTTAATCGATGAAGATGATGTAACAGCAGGACATGCCGCATCAGTTGGTCGCGTAGATCCACTTCAATTGTATTATTTGATGAGCCGCGGTATTACAAAACAGGAAGCTGAACGTCTTGTTATTCACGGTTTCTTGGCACCAGTAGTTCGAGTGTTGCCAATCGAAGGCGTTAAAAAGCAATTGACGGAGGTTATCGAAAGGAAAGTCCGCTAA
- the sufU gene encoding Fe-S cluster assembly sulfur transfer protein SufU has protein sequence MSSNNLDQLYRRVIMDHYKTPRNKGALENNSVNIEMNNPTCGDRIQLTLQVEDGIVKDAKFDGEGCSISMASASMMTQAVKGQEVDTALKLSGIFSDMMLGKEYDDSIDLGDIEALQGVSQFPARIKCATLAWKAMEKGVQNEEKS, from the coding sequence ATGTCTTCTAATAACTTAGACCAATTATACAGACGTGTTATTATGGATCACTACAAGACGCCTCGCAACAAAGGGGCACTTGAAAACAATAGCGTTAATATCGAGATGAACAATCCGACCTGTGGAGACCGCATCCAACTGACTTTGCAGGTCGAAGACGGCATTGTCAAAGATGCGAAGTTTGACGGTGAAGGATGTTCGATTTCAATGGCTTCTGCTTCAATGATGACGCAAGCTGTCAAAGGGCAGGAAGTTGATACGGCATTAAAACTTTCCGGTATCTTTTCAGATATGATGCTTGGCAAAGAGTATGATGATTCGATTGATCTTGGTGATATTGAAGCGCTACAAGGCGTCTCTCAGTTTCCAGCCCGTATAAAATGTGCGACTTTGGCTTGGAAAGCGATGGAAAAAGGCGTGCAAAACGAAGAAAAATCGTAA